A stretch of the Streptomyces ortus genome encodes the following:
- the cas2 gene encoding CRISPR-associated endonuclease Cas2, which produces MFVILVYDTAVERNPKVLKTCRQYLHWTQRSVFQGELSTAQYRALLHTLETVIDADYDSIVTYTARSPIMMETNTLGVALGGPGDIL; this is translated from the coding sequence ATCTTCGTCATCCTTGTATATGACACCGCAGTCGAACGCAATCCAAAAGTACTGAAAACCTGCCGCCAATACCTTCACTGGACGCAGCGCAGCGTATTCCAAGGCGAACTATCCACCGCACAATACCGAGCCCTACTGCACACCCTTGAAACAGTCATTGACGCTGACTACGACAGCATCGTCACCTACACCGCCCGCTCACCTATCATGATGGAGACGAACACCCTCGGAGTGGCTCTCGGAGGGCCAGGAGACATCCTCTGA